The genomic window ATCCGAAGAACTTATTCATTGCTGACTTTACCTACACCTTGCCGTATGAAAAAATCGCGCAGCATCTGCTGGCGCAACGAGATCAATCCAGGATGCTGGTGTATGAAGATGGAAAAGTGACCGACACTGCGTTCGGAGATATCGCAGAACACCTTCCCGGTAATTCCACCATCATCTTTAATGATACAAAGGTGATCCATGCGCGTATCATTTTTGAAAATGAGCATCATGCAGCCATTGAAGTCTTTCTGCTTGAGCCGGCAGAACCATTTCACGATATGCAACTGGCGATGTTTCAGCATGGCGCATGTACCTGGCGCTGCTTGGTTGGCAATGCAAAAAAATGGCGGGAGAAAAAACTGGTTAAAAAAATTTCAATTGACGGCAGGAACGGATTACTGGAAGTGAAACAGGCTGGCAAAGCCGGTGACGACTTTCTAATTCACTTTTCATGGACCCCGGAAGAAATATCATTTGCAAAAATTCTGGAGGCTACCGGTTTTGTGCCCCTTCCACCCTATATTAAAAGAACAGCAGCCGGTGATGATGAAGAACGTTATCAGACGATCTATGCAATACAGGATGGATCTGTGGCAGCACCAACTGCCGGCCTCCATTTTTCAAACACGGTTTTTGAAGCATTAGAGCAGAAAAATATTCAACGGCTCTTTGTTACCCTGCATGTGGGCGCCGGCACTTTCAAACCGGTAAAAGAAATGCAGATACGCGATCATCCGATGCATGCGGAACAGATGATCGTGCATAAAGAAACACTGGAACAATTAATTGCGCGACTGGATGAGCCAATTATTGCCGTGGGCACCACATCGTGCCGTACTTTGGAAAGCATGTACTGGCTGGGGAAGATGATACTGGATGGGGCGGAAGACTTTCAAATTGCACAATGGGCTCCCTATGAAGAAGTGATGGCCAGTGATGAAGCAATAAATACATCATCCATCACTGCAAAACAATCGCTCATGGCTATTCTTCAATACCTTCAGCGCCATAAGCTGAATCAGCTCACAGCCAGCACGAAACTGATCATTGCACCCGGCTATACTTTTAAGATCGTTGACGGGCTGATCACCAATTTTCATCTGCCCAACAGCACTTTGCTTTTGCTGGTTGCTGCTTTCATTGGTGATGACTGGCGCATGGTGTACGACTATGCCCTTGCACATAATTTCCGCTTTCTAAGCTATGGCGATGGCAGTTTATTATGGAGTAAACGCAGCCATACATAATTTACCGCC from Chitinophagales bacterium includes these protein-coding regions:
- a CDS encoding S-adenosylmethionine:tRNA ribosyltransferase-isomerase; this encodes MHPKNLFIADFTYTLPYEKIAQHLLAQRDQSRMLVYEDGKVTDTAFGDIAEHLPGNSTIIFNDTKVIHARIIFENEHHAAIEVFLLEPAEPFHDMQLAMFQHGACTWRCLVGNAKKWREKKLVKKISIDGRNGLLEVKQAGKAGDDFLIHFSWTPEEISFAKILEATGFVPLPPYIKRTAAGDDEERYQTIYAIQDGSVAAPTAGLHFSNTVFEALEQKNIQRLFVTLHVGAGTFKPVKEMQIRDHPMHAEQMIVHKETLEQLIARLDEPIIAVGTTSCRTLESMYWLGKMILDGAEDFQIAQWAPYEEVMASDEAINTSSITAKQSLMAILQYLQRHKLNQLTASTKLIIAPGYTFKIVDGLITNFHLPNSTLLLLVAAFIGDDWRMVYDYALAHNFRFLSYGDGSLLWSKRSHT